Within the Chloroflexota bacterium genome, the region GGACCGACAGCACCTACCTGCTGGCCGAGAGCCTCGCGGTCCTCGGCGCGGAGAATGTCCTCGCCGTTACCGCCGACGCGCCCATACACCCCCGGCGGGAGATGCGCGAAGCCGAGGCGCTGGCCGCGCGGTTGGGCAGTCGGCACCTGTGGATTTCTCTGCCGGTGATGTCCGACGATGCGTTTGTCGCCAACCCGCCTGACCGGTGCTACGTGTGCAAGCGCGGGTTGTTGACCAGGTTGCGGGACCTAGCCCGCGAGCGGGGGCTGGCTTTTGTTGTCCACGGGGCGAATGCCGACGACGCGGCGGATTACCGCCCAGGCCAGCGGGCAGCGGAGGAGGTGGGCGCTCGCGCACCGCTGGCCGAGGCGGGCCTGACGAAGGCCGAGATTCGGGCGCTGTCGCGGGCGCTGGGACTGCCCACATGGGACAAGCCACCGCAGGCTTGCCTGGCCACTCGCATCCCCTACGGCACTCGGATTCGCGAGGATGACCTGGCACGCGTGGAGCGCGCCGAGGAGTTCCTGCGGGCCGAGTTCGGGCTACGACAAGTGCGGGTGCGCCATTGGGGGCCGCTGGCAAAGGTGGAATGCGAACCCGCCGACTGGGCGCTGCTGATGACCGACTCGGCCAGGGAGCGGATTCTGCGCGCGTTTCGGGAGGTGGGCTACGTGTACGTGGCGCTGGATTTGGCCGGCTATCGGACGGGCAGCATGAACGAGACGTTGGGACCGCAGGAGGAGAACCCTCTTGGATGAACTTGAGTTTGCGAATCCGGATTTGTTTCGCGACGACCGGAAAGGCGCGCCCGAAGTCATATTCGCGGGGACGAAGACGGTGGAGCAATGTCTTGCCATCGCCCAGAAGTTCTTGCAAGTGCGGGGGCGGGCCATTTTGAGCCGCGTCCCGCCAGACCTGGAGGCGCGATTGCGCGCGGAGTTTCCGACGTCGCCTGACCCCGAGCATCCGCAACGGCCGTGGCTGGAATGGGACGGCGAGGCGCGCGCGGCAGTGTTGAGGCGGGTGGGCGGCGAGGTGCGGCCTTCGGGCGGGCGCGTGGGCATCATCACGGCGGGGACGTCGGACATTCCGGTGGCGGCGGAAGCGGCGCTGATCTGCCGCGAGATGGGGTGCGAGGTGTTCAAGGCCCACGATGTGGGCGTGGCAGGCTTGCATCGCCTGTTTGAGCCGCTTCGGGCGCTGCTTCGCGATGCTCGGGTGGACGTGATCGTCGTGGCGGCGGGTATGGATGGCGCGCTGCCGTCCGTGGTGGCGGGGTTGGTGGATGTGCCGGTCATCGGGCTGCCCACGTCGGTGGGGTACGGGTTCGGCGGGGGCGGCATCGGCGCGCTGACCTCTATGTTGCAGACGTGCGCGCCTGGGCTGGCCGTGGTGAACATAGACAATGGCGTGGGCGCGGGAATCGTGGCGGGCTTGATCGCGAATCGGGTTGCCGCCGCGCGGCGCGAGGGGGACGGAAAATGAGTCGGGCGGTGTACTTGGATTGCTTCGCCGGCGCAAGTGGCGACATGCTCCTGGGGGCGCTTCTCCATGCGGGCGTTCCGCTGGAGGGCGTTCTGACCGCGTTGCGCGCTTTGCCGGTGGGCGACTTCACGGTTGAGGCGCGCGAAGTCGTGCGGGATGGGATTGCGGGCATTCGGTTGGAGGTCCACGTGGACGTGGAGCGGCAACCCCATCGCCATCTGTCGGACATTGAGGCGCTGCTTCGCGGTGCGGGCGACGCGCTGCCCGCTCGCGCGCGAGAGCGGGCGCTGGCGGTTTTCCGCCGGCTGGCGCGCGCCGAGGCGCGGGTTCACGGCGCGACGCCCGAAGAGGTGCATTTCCACGAGGTCGGCGCCGTGGACAGCATCGTGGACATCGTGGGGTTTGCGGTGGCCCTGGAACTGGCCGGCGTGGAGGAGGTGTACGCCTCGCCGCTGCCGTTGGGGCGGGGTTTTGTCCGCGCGGCGCACGGGGTCTTGCCGCTGCCCGCGCCGGCCACGCTGGAGATTCTGGCCGAGTCGGGCGCGCCCACGTATCCCGTGGAGGTGGAGGGCGAAACCGTTACGCCGACAGGCGCGGCGATTCTGAGTGAGGTCGCGCAGTTCCGGCAGCCTGAGCTGCGGATCAGTCGGGTGGGCTACGGATTTGGCAAGCACGAGGGCTTCCCGTGGCCGAACGCGGTCCGCGCGTGGGTAGGCGAGACGCGGGCCAGCGAACACGAGCGGGTTGTGCTCCTGGAGTGCAATCTGGACAACGCCACGGGCGAGGCTTTGGGGCACGCGATGGAGCGGCTGTTCGCCGCGGGCGCGCTGGACGTGTGGTTCACGCCGATTCAGATGAAGAAGAATCGCCCTGGCGTGGTCCTTTCCGTCATCGCGGCTCCGAGCGATGCCGAGGCGTTGGCCGCGGTCGTGCTGCGCGAGACGCCGACGCTGGGCCTGCGCTGGCTGGAGGCGGAACGCCGCACCGCCGAGCGGCGCACGGAGACGGTGCCGACGCCCTGGGGCGAGGTGCGCGTGAAGGTGAAAATGCTGGACGGCGGAGTCGCGCTGCGGCGGCCCGAGTACGAGGACTGCGCGCGCATCGCCCGCGAGCACGGGATTCCGCTGGAGGACGTGGTGCGCGCTGCCCTGGCGGCGACGTGAGGCTCGCGCAGCACATCCCTTCTACAGCCGCAGTATCGCCCTCGCGATGGTGAAGTAGATGAATAGGCCGGTCGCGTCCACCAGGGTGCTCATGACGGGGCCGGATACGACGGTGGGGTCAATGCGCAGTTTGTGGGCGATGATCGGCAGCAGCGCCCCCAGACTGTTGGCCCACAACACGATGGCCCAGATGCTCACGGCCACGGCGATGGCCACCCAGACGGTGGTTCCCCAGGTCAGGGCGCGGATGAACGCGACCACGGCCATCATGGCTCCCAGCACCAGGCCCACCCTGGACTCGTGCCAGTAAACCCGCAGGATGTCCTTCGTGTCCACATCGCCGATGGCCAGGGCGCGGATGATGGTGCTGGTTGTCTGCGAGCCGGAGTTGCCGCCTGTGCCGATGAGCAGCGGGACGAAGAAGGCCAGCGAGACGACCTGGCTGAGCGTGGACTCAAAATGGCGGAGCACCGAGCCGGTGAACGTCTCGGTGATGAAGAGCAGCAACAGCCACCCCAGGCGCTTGCGCGCGACCCAACTGACCGCCGTGGAAAGATACGGTTTGTCCAGCGGCTCGGCGCCACCGAATCGCTGGATGTCCTCGGTGGCTTCCTCTTCCAGGATGTCGGCGACCTCATCGTAGGTGATGATGCCGAGCAGGTGGTTCTCGCGATCCACGACGGGCAGGCCCAGGAGGTCGTAGCGCGTCATGAGCCGCGCGGCTTCTTCCTGGTCTGCGTCGGCGCGGATGGAAATCACGTCGCGGTTCATGATGTCGCGGATGAGGGTCTGCGGGTCGGCAACGATGAGTTCGCGAAGGCTCACCACGCCGACCAGGTGGTTCTCATCGTCCACCACGAATAGATAGTAGGCCATTGTGGTGTCGGGGGCGAGTTTGCGAACGTGCTGGATGGCCTCATCGGCCGTCATGCGCTGGTTCAGGGCAACTTGCACCGGCGACATGAGACCGCCGGCAGTGTCGTCTTCGTGGGCGAGCAATGGAATGACCTCGTGCGCGTCTTCCATCTCCCTCAACACTGCAGCGGTGGTGGCATCGGGAAGGTCGCCCAGGAGGTCCGCCGCTTCGTCCGGCTCCATTTCGTCCACGATGTCGGCCAGGGTGTCTACCGGCAACTTCTGCGCCAGTTCGGCCGCGTCTTCGTCCTCCAGTTCCTCCAGGATGTCTGCCGAATCCTCCGTATCCATCTGGGGCAGCAGCGCTTCCTGGAGTTCGGGCGACAGTTCCTCAAACACGTCGGCCTGGTCGGGCGCGTTGAGCGATTCCAGGACGCGGATCGCGGCCTGGATGTCGTTGGCTTCCAGGAGCGCGCGCACGGTGCGGAGCGCGGCATCTACACGGCTCTCTTCCATTGGCTCACCTCCTTTCTGGGTTGGAAACGAAAACAAAAGCCGAAACACCTGGCCCCAGGGGGTGCTGGGCTATCGGTTGGATAGACGCCAAGCGTATCGGCTCGGTAATGCTACCGCGAAATTGGCGGCTTGTCAAAAAGACCCGTGGAGCCATCAGGTGCGATGGCCCCGGCCTGTCTTCGTGGTCCCTATCGGCCTGCGCCGCGTCTTTTGGCGACGCCCTTCTGCCTGACCGAGCGTATCTGGCGGATGAAGGAGAAGGCGGCGCGGGCGATGGCCAGGCCCTCCACAAGCCCCACGCCCGCCAGAAGCGAGGGGCTGTCTTCCTCCCCTGGCTCCTTGGGCGGGGCGAGGAGGTAGGCCACCGTGGCGCCCAGGACGCCGCCGACGAGCGTGCCGATGAAGATGACCCGTTCCCGTTTAGACATGGGAGTTCCTCCTTTCGGAGCGGCCCAGTGCGCGCAAGGCTGCGCGGACGCGCGCGCCTGTGGCCTCGCCCCAGACAAATGGGCTGATGGCCGCGCCGCCCGCCTGGCGGACCGCGCGTTCGGCCTGGTTGACATAAACTCGCGCAGGGCGTGTTACGCGCGGAATGTTGGCCTTGAGCCAGAGTACCCCGCGTACGCCGAAGTAGCAGGCGGCCCCGGCGACCAACACGCCGAAGAACGCCTCCACCGCCAACAGCACGACGGCTACGTCGCGCCACGTGCCCAGGTTCATATTGCCCTCCTCGTCCTTGCCGCTCCCATTGCAGGGGCGGGCGCTCCCGCTTCTACAGAATCTCTATCTGGTAGTCCAGGAGTTCCACATCCCAGTGTCTGCGCTCCACCATCCGAACCACTGCGGTCAGCAGGCCGTGGGCATGGTCGGCGGCGGTGCTGACGGTTACGATGCCCAGGGTGGCCAGTTGCCACGAGTCCTGGGTGTCCACCTCGGCGACGGCCACGTTGAAGTCCTTTCGGATATGCGCCACGATGGACTGCACGGTTTGCCGCTTCCCCTTGAGCGAGCCGTTGGACGGCAATCTCAATTGCAGGCGACACGTTGCGACAATCACGACACCATTCCTACCGGCAGGCGGTTGGCTTCTCGCGGCGCGGTGGGCCACGCGATGTTGGCGTACTTCTCGCCTTGCAAGTGGCGGGCGAGTTCTAACTCGGCTGGAGACAGCGAGCCTTCCGCCAGGCGCACGTTGAGCGCGCGCGAGATGCCCTGGCACAGGGCGTGTGCCGCCTCCGCGAACGGCGCGCGCCGCGAGAGCGCCTGCTCCAGCGTGATGGCCGCCGTCCGCAGCCGTTGGCGCAGGGCCTGGCGTTCCGAGTCGGGGAGGGCGAGCAAATCCACGATGGCCGACAGGTCGCCGTGGAGGGGCAGCGAGCCGTGCTGGAGCAAGGCTTTGGATGTGCGGAACTGCGCGCTGCCCAGGAGTTTCCGGCCCCCGACGGTGATCTCGTATCCGGCGAGCGTCTCAAAGCAGGCGGGCGCGGGATCGGCGGTTTTGTGGGGCCTGGCGCGGCCTACGGCCGCTCCCAGGATTCGTAGCCCCTCGGCCAGCCCTTCGCTCAGCCGCCTGTAGGATGCCACGATGTCGCCCGCCGCGCGCGGGTCGTCCAGCGGGAGGATGATGCTGTACGTCAGTTCGTCGCGGTGCAGGATGGCCCGGCCTCCTGTGGGGCGGCGGACGCACGTGATGCCCTGCGCCTCGCAGGCCGCAAAGTCCACTTCCGCCGCTGACTGGCTGCGCCCCAACGAAAGGCAGGGCGGATTCCACTGGTAGAAGCGTAGCGTGGGCAGGCTATCGCCGCGGGCGACGCCGGTCAGGATGGCTTCGTCCACGGCCATGTTCCATGCGCCGTCGGCGCCGGCATCTATCAGCAACCGCCAGGTTGTGGGTGAGTACCGGTCCATTTTGCTCTGCTGACCTACTTCTGCTCCTTTTGTGTCTTGCCAGCGGGTGGCACGATGCCCAGGCGCTTGGCCGTGTGGTCGCGGCCCATGTAGAAATTGAGCCATGATGCAGTCCACAGCAGGTCGTAGTTGACCGGCGGAACGTGGTAAGCGCCGAGTTTATCTTCCTCGCCGTAGTGCTTCAGCCGGCCGTATGCGCGAACGAAGATGCACTGCTTCTTCCCCGGATAGACCTCGCACCAGCCCTCAAAACTGCCACCGCACGGGCCGTTGCGCTGTCCTTTGGGACACTGGCTTGTGGGGCACAGGTAGGCGACATCGGGCAATCCACAATCCCCGCAGTGCAGGCAGTCGTTGGTAATGGATTTGGCGAAATGCTCAAGGCTGGTGAAAGCCGGCTCCAGGCGCGAACCGTCCAGTGCCTTCGCCAGGCCCTGCATGGGTTTGAAAAGCACTCCGTGCGGTTCAAACATCGTCTTGTGCAGGAGCCGAAATCCCCGATAGGAGAGGGGCGTGCCCGGGCGATGCAGCGACCGATTTACGGGCGTTTCGGTGTTGAGGCCCGTTTTCTCGTCCTTCTCAAAATAGTACCAGCCGTTCGGCTGGGGGAAGTCAAACTCGTGGATGTAGTCCAGCCAGTTCGGCGCCAGTTCCTCTCCTCGCGCGATGATGAATTCCACATCCTCGTAGGAGAGGCCATGCCCGCCAATATGCACACCCGCGAAACCCATCCCCTTCATGAACGCGTACATCTTCGCGGCGCGTTCCAGACGCCTCTCTTTGGCCTTGGTCTTGTCGGCGGCTTCCTCGTCCAGGATGGCGAGCAACCTGTCGGTAACTACACACCCGGGGACGCCGTTCTGGTTCATGAGTCGCCCTACCGGCCTGGACAGGACATAGACATTCCCGATTACGGGGATGTGCTCAAATCCCAGGTGCTTGACCATGAGCAAGGCTTCGTGGAACTTGCGCGCGTCGTAGCCGAGTTGGGTTGCAATGAACTGGGCGCCCGCCTGGAGTTTCTTCTTGAGTTTGTAATACTGACCCATCTGCTCGCTTTCCAGGGCCTTGAATGGGCTGACCACTGCGCCGGCAAAGAAGTGCGAGGGCGCAAGGGTTGTTACACCGCGAGGCCCTTGCACCTCCAGCCCTTTGTTCATCTCGCCGATGAGTTCCAGAAGTTGCACGGGATCCAGATCAAATACCGGCTTTGCACGCCCACGATAGCCCGAATATGTGTAGTCACCGGTCATCACAAGCAGATTTCGGACTCCGGCCCGCTCCAGGCCGTGGAGCAAGGCTTCCAGTTCGTTGCGGTTCTTATCCTTGCAGGTGAAGTGGACAAGGGGTTCTATCCCGAGGCGGTTGACTTCGGCGCCGAGGAACTCCGCGGAAATGGCGGGGTTGCCGCCAGGGTTGTCGGTCAGGGTGAGGGCATGAACTTTGCC harbors:
- the larE gene encoding ATP-dependent sacrificial sulfur transferase LarE, which encodes MVSVLVAFSGGTDSTYLLAESLAVLGAENVLAVTADAPIHPRREMREAEALAARLGSRHLWISLPVMSDDAFVANPPDRCYVCKRGLLTRLRDLARERGLAFVVHGANADDAADYRPGQRAAEEVGARAPLAEAGLTKAEIRALSRALGLPTWDKPPQACLATRIPYGTRIREDDLARVERAEEFLRAEFGLRQVRVRHWGPLAKVECEPADWALLMTDSARERILRAFREVGYVYVALDLAGYRTGSMNETLGPQEENPLG
- the larB gene encoding nickel pincer cofactor biosynthesis protein LarB translates to MDELEFANPDLFRDDRKGAPEVIFAGTKTVEQCLAIAQKFLQVRGRAILSRVPPDLEARLRAEFPTSPDPEHPQRPWLEWDGEARAAVLRRVGGEVRPSGGRVGIITAGTSDIPVAAEAALICREMGCEVFKAHDVGVAGLHRLFEPLRALLRDARVDVIVVAAGMDGALPSVVAGLVDVPVIGLPTSVGYGFGGGGIGALTSMLQTCAPGLAVVNIDNGVGAGIVAGLIANRVAAARREGDGK
- the larC gene encoding nickel pincer cofactor biosynthesis protein LarC, producing MSRAVYLDCFAGASGDMLLGALLHAGVPLEGVLTALRALPVGDFTVEAREVVRDGIAGIRLEVHVDVERQPHRHLSDIEALLRGAGDALPARARERALAVFRRLARAEARVHGATPEEVHFHEVGAVDSIVDIVGFAVALELAGVEEVYASPLPLGRGFVRAAHGVLPLPAPATLEILAESGAPTYPVEVEGETVTPTGAAILSEVAQFRQPELRISRVGYGFGKHEGFPWPNAVRAWVGETRASEHERVVLLECNLDNATGEALGHAMERLFAAGALDVWFTPIQMKKNRPGVVLSVIAAPSDAEALAAVVLRETPTLGLRWLEAERRTAERRTETVPTPWGEVRVKVKMLDGGVALRRPEYEDCARIAREHGIPLEDVVRAALAAT
- the mgtE gene encoding magnesium transporter, encoding MEESRVDAALRTVRALLEANDIQAAIRVLESLNAPDQADVFEELSPELQEALLPQMDTEDSADILEELEDEDAAELAQKLPVDTLADIVDEMEPDEAADLLGDLPDATTAAVLREMEDAHEVIPLLAHEDDTAGGLMSPVQVALNQRMTADEAIQHVRKLAPDTTMAYYLFVVDDENHLVGVVSLRELIVADPQTLIRDIMNRDVISIRADADQEEAARLMTRYDLLGLPVVDRENHLLGIITYDEVADILEEEATEDIQRFGGAEPLDKPYLSTAVSWVARKRLGWLLLLFITETFTGSVLRHFESTLSQVVSLAFFVPLLIGTGGNSGSQTTSTIIRALAIGDVDTKDILRVYWHESRVGLVLGAMMAVVAFIRALTWGTTVWVAIAVAVSIWAIVLWANSLGALLPIIAHKLRIDPTVVSGPVMSTLVDATGLFIYFTIARAILRL
- a CDS encoding YtxH domain-containing protein, whose product is MSKRERVIFIGTLVGGVLGATVAYLLAPPKEPGEEDSPSLLAGVGLVEGLAIARAAFSFIRQIRSVRQKGVAKRRGAGR
- a CDS encoding DUF503 domain-containing protein, which codes for MIVATCRLQLRLPSNGSLKGKRQTVQSIVAHIRKDFNVAVAEVDTQDSWQLATLGIVTVSTAADHAHGLLTAVVRMVERRHWDVELLDYQIEIL
- a CDS encoding lipoate--protein ligase family protein, producing MDRYSPTTWRLLIDAGADGAWNMAVDEAILTGVARGDSLPTLRFYQWNPPCLSLGRSQSAAEVDFAACEAQGITCVRRPTGGRAILHRDELTYSIILPLDDPRAAGDIVASYRRLSEGLAEGLRILGAAVGRARPHKTADPAPACFETLAGYEITVGGRKLLGSAQFRTSKALLQHGSLPLHGDLSAIVDLLALPDSERQALRQRLRTAAITLEQALSRRAPFAEAAHALCQGISRALNVRLAEGSLSPAELELARHLQGEKYANIAWPTAPREANRLPVGMVS
- a CDS encoding methylenetetrahydrofolate reductase C-terminal domain-containing protein, which produces MAEYLSRFHESLVRKDVFSVTWELVPGRGAYEKDQEEVLRGAEKAAKGGKVHALTLTDNPGGNPAISAEFLGAEVNRLGIEPLVHFTCKDKNRNELEALLHGLERAGVRNLLVMTGDYTYSGYRGRAKPVFDLDPVQLLELIGEMNKGLEVQGPRGVTTLAPSHFFAGAVVSPFKALESEQMGQYYKLKKKLQAGAQFIATQLGYDARKFHEALLMVKHLGFEHIPVIGNVYVLSRPVGRLMNQNGVPGCVVTDRLLAILDEEAADKTKAKERRLERAAKMYAFMKGMGFAGVHIGGHGLSYEDVEFIIARGEELAPNWLDYIHEFDFPQPNGWYYFEKDEKTGLNTETPVNRSLHRPGTPLSYRGFRLLHKTMFEPHGVLFKPMQGLAKALDGSRLEPAFTSLEHFAKSITNDCLHCGDCGLPDVAYLCPTSQCPKGQRNGPCGGSFEGWCEVYPGKKQCIFVRAYGRLKHYGEEDKLGAYHVPPVNYDLLWTASWLNFYMGRDHTAKRLGIVPPAGKTQKEQK